The following DNA comes from Dehalococcoidales bacterium.
CGTCGCGGCGGTAGTCACCCTGCTTATCCTGCTTACGCCGTTGAGAGAGAAAGGTAACGGAGAACCGACTAAAATAGCGGTTTGATTGGCCCTGTGCCTCATGGTAGAATGCTTCTATTCACGATGGTCATGTACAATCCAGGGCATGGTGAAGTTTATTGCGACACCCCTTGTCTCCAGCATGATTTCCTGTCGGAGACATTAATCACAACGGTACTGCCGGACTACCGGAACAACCCTGGTATTACCCCACCCGTAGCGAGATATTCGCGATGCTCACCGTGAGCTACGTGAAACCTGGCAGGCCGCTGAAAAAGGGGAGTCTAGAGGAGCTTCGCCCCTTCTGAGGGGCGCCCCCTTATGGCAGGGGTGTCTGGGAGTCATTCTTACAGAATGACGCTAGCAGAATCCGAAACCAGATTCTGCCGGTGTCCCCCAGATATAATCTTTTTCCCCTTCCTCGGTAGGAAGGCTCTTCCTGGCTCGGAAGGGGGAGGCGGCCCAGATGGGCCGCACGGGGGTTGGTCGAAATGGTTTTTCATCACCCTGCTAGAGACGGAAGTGGATGAAGATGAACAGGACCTATGAACCGACCTGGGAGTCGCTGAGAACTCATACCACGCCAAAGTGGTTCCAGGACGCCAAATTCGGGATATATACCCACTGGGGAGTTTACTCGGTCCCTGCGTGCGGTCCGAACGGGACATGGTACCCCTACAACATGTATCGAGAGGGAACGGAACAACATGAATACCATGTCAAGACATACGGGCTGCCCTCAGAGTTTGGCTACAAGGACTTCATCCCCATGTTCACCGCAGAGAAGTTCGATGCTGCGGAATGGGCGGAGCTGTTCAGGAAGGCTGGTGCTCAGTTTGCCGGTCCCGTGGGCGAGCACCACGATGGTTTCTGCATGTGGGACAGCCGGTTCACTCGCTGGAATGCCGTACGGATGGGGCCTGGCAGGGATGTTGTCGGTGAGCTGGAGAGCGCCATCCGGGCACAGGGCATGAGGTTCATGGTTGCCCTTCATCATGCCGAGAACTGGTGGTTCTATCCTCACTGGAGGGAGGACTGCGACACCTCGGACCCGCAGTATGTCGACCTGTACGGCCCCCTGCACAATCAGAACTGGGCAAAACAGAAGCCCCAAACGCAGGAGCGGATGCAGGAGTGGTGGCTACAGGACAGGCCGACCAGGGAATACCTCGACAGATGGCTGGCGAGAGGCCGTGAGGTCGTCGATAAATACCGGCCCGATATGCTGTGGTTCGACTTCGGGATACGCGGAGTTCCTGAGAAATATAGAAGAGACTTCCTTGCCTGCTACTACAACAAGCAGAAGGAATGGGGCAAAGAGGTTGCCGTGACCTACAAGTGGCATGACCTCGTCCCCGGCACGGCTATCGTTGACCTGGAACTGGGACGCATGGGGGAGCTGACCTACCACAACTGGATTACCGACACATCGGTCGACGACCAGGGTGCCTGGTCCTACGTGCAGGAGGCCGGTTTCAAGCCCGTGAGAACGCTGGTACACAACCTGGTCGACAACGTGAGCAAGAACGGTAACCTGCTGCTCAATGTTGGGCCCATGCCGAATGGTGAGATTCCTGAGCAGGCGAAGCAATGCCTGCTGGGGATAGGCAAGTGGCTGGACGTGAACGGGGAGGCCATCTATGGGACGATTCCCTGGGTCAAGTACGGCACCGGGCCGACGGAGATGAAGAGGACCGGCTACTTCAGTGAGCAGGACGAAGTGGAGTACACGGCAGAGGACATCCGGTTCACGGCCAGGGATAATGTGCTGTACGCGACGTTTCTGGGCTGGCCTGAAGAGGAGGTGACTATCAGGGACCTGAAGAGGTTGTGGGAGTCCGAAATCAGCTCCGTGACGATGCTTGGCATTGATAGAGAACTGAAATGGGCAATGACCGGAGATGGCCTTGTGGTTGAAAGGCCTGAGGCAAAGCCCTGCGAGCATGCCTGCGTGTTCAGGATTCAGAGGCAAGACCCCTTCTAACAGGTTTTCATCAAGTGTGTAAAACAACAATAGACTAAGGAGCGTAGAATGAAGCTGGAAGGTAAAGTTGCCATTGTCGCCGGTGGTGGGCAAGGGATTGGTGAGGGTATCGTCAAATGTCTTGCCGAGGAAGGGGCTGATGTGGTCATCGTCGACTATGACGGTGAAAATGCGAAGCAGGTCGCCGAAGAAGTTAAATCAATGGGACGCAAAGGCCTTGGTATCTATGCTGATTGCGCTGACGGTGACCTGGTGGCAAAGGCAGTACAGGAAATTATCGATACCTTCGGGAAAATGGACATCCTGGTGAATAATGTCGGTGGGCATTCGGCGCAACCACCCAGGACCGAAATACCCACGTTTGTTGACCGTACCGAGAAAGAGTGGCAGGGCTACTACGAGCAAAATCTGAAATCACACATAATGATGAGCCGGGCGGTGATTCCCCATTTCAAAGAACAGAAAAGCGGGAAGATAGTAAACATATCATCGGTTTCAGGTAGATTTCCGGATTATGATAAG
Coding sequences within:
- a CDS encoding alpha-L-fucosidase translates to MNRTYEPTWESLRTHTTPKWFQDAKFGIYTHWGVYSVPACGPNGTWYPYNMYREGTEQHEYHVKTYGLPSEFGYKDFIPMFTAEKFDAAEWAELFRKAGAQFAGPVGEHHDGFCMWDSRFTRWNAVRMGPGRDVVGELESAIRAQGMRFMVALHHAENWWFYPHWREDCDTSDPQYVDLYGPLHNQNWAKQKPQTQERMQEWWLQDRPTREYLDRWLARGREVVDKYRPDMLWFDFGIRGVPEKYRRDFLACYYNKQKEWGKEVAVTYKWHDLVPGTAIVDLELGRMGELTYHNWITDTSVDDQGAWSYVQEAGFKPVRTLVHNLVDNVSKNGNLLLNVGPMPNGEIPEQAKQCLLGIGKWLDVNGEAIYGTIPWVKYGTGPTEMKRTGYFSEQDEVEYTAEDIRFTARDNVLYATFLGWPEEEVTIRDLKRLWESEISSVTMLGIDRELKWAMTGDGLVVERPEAKPCEHACVFRIQRQDPF
- a CDS encoding SDR family oxidoreductase, translating into MKLEGKVAIVAGGGQGIGEGIVKCLAEEGADVVIVDYDGENAKQVAEEVKSMGRKGLGIYADCADGDLVAKAVQEIIDTFGKMDILVNNVGGHSAQPPRTEIPTFVDRTEKEWQGYYEQNLKSHIMMSRAVIPHFKEQKSGKIVNISSVSGRFPDYDKAPYTVFKTSVISLTWVLARELAEFNINVNCVCPGTVFTPLWRRGVVAILGRLRQAKAEGTELPGRYNQFLEIENLDSITPEEFWPIMMPVHQTPEDIGKTVAFFVTEDSKNITGQTICVDNGMIMR